The window gaagacCTGACCATTATATAAAAGAGTTTGCccatttttcttatttatttttttgcacttCCAGGCTGCAAACCATGTCACTCTTatgagaaattaaaaattaaacgaTGTACAccaacttttctttttaatgaactGGGGAAAATCTAATTTCAGTTCCTCAAGTTTGATATTTGGatttaattaatgtttttttttttttatgttttactaTTTACATCTAGAAACACATAATTGGGGTTTTGTGCAAAACTACCTTTACATTTTTAAGCTAATTTTACTGCAGATTTTTAGCTTGACGGGGAATTGGTTCAACAAATGTTATATTATAAGTTACTCGAAATGTCCTATTTAGGAACGACGGGCAGTTTTCCACCGTCTTCCTGGTTGCAGTGAACGCAACAGCACCAGCAGCGAGCTGCCATTTCCAACATGGCTGGTCAGGAAGATCCAGTGCAAAGGGAAATTCACCAGGATTGGGCGAATCGAGAGTATATAGAAGTAATTAccagcagcattaaaaaaatCGCCGACTTTCTAAATTCATTCGGTAAGAATTTAATAGGATCTTAAACAGACACGCAGGGTACAGTGGAAAATCTGGCTATTCCGTGCCGTAGCATGTTGGCTAGTTCCGCTAGCACTCTTGTTGCCTGATATGGATGCTTCGAGTTGCCACTCCCAGTTAGCGTTTAGCTTTATCATTAGCCGTCAGCTTGTCACTGTTTAGTATCAATGTGAGTGTAACGCTACTCTGCCATCAGATGTACTTAAAAGGCACGCTTTGTCAAAGATACATCTATATTCGAGGTTTTACACCCTTACTGCCTACAAGTCGTTCACAGTTAACGCAAACTTTTTCCACAGCTAgtgcgttagcattagcacaagCCCACATAAATTAGATGCCGTTTCACAGATAAAAATTATAGCAACGTCATTATCTGACTGATGGAATGAACGTTTTTGTGATAGACGATATTTCTGCAATGAATGTTAAGGTCTGAATGCTCTCTCTTGGTTACTTAGATATGTCGTGTCGATCCCGTTTGGCTACGCTCAATGAGAAGCTGACAGCTTTGGAGAGAAGAATTGAATATATAGAGGCCAGAGTAAGTGCTTTACATTGTGTTGCAAAGATCTTCTTTTCTATAATATTTGAATAACCAACGTGCAACAATGTATTTTCATTACAGGTGACAAAAGGAGAGACATTGACCTAGAATGAACGCCCTGTACATCCCTGTGTTACCAGCccatcctcatcttcatttGACCTAATTGTGATGGATTCCACCCTCCATTTCTGGACCAAGTGGACcatttttatattatatatcTGGATTTTGTGTTTTGATTTCATGTATTTGTATAAATGTTATGGTTCAACCTTGGATGCCAATGACTTACAGGATCAATATCACAAATTAACTGAACCCATTATTGTTTATTAAGATATTGTTAAGTTATATATTAGATTTAGAATCACGCAACCTGTCGACCACAAGTGTTGTATCCAGCGTCATTACAGCAACATCTTTGTAATAACGTATTTGTCCTCTCTAACCATCCTTGTACAGTGACCCTTCTGCTGATGTTTCATGATTCAACTACTGTAATAATAAACAAGTTATATGTTATCGTAACATGTCAAATTGAAATTCTTATTTATATCAGTTTGGAAATTAGTCAAGTATTGATAGGATGGATAAATATTACATTAGCAAAATCATCAAAAAACAGTTTTGGTAACAGTTGCAATAACCTATTATAAcctaaagtccatcttaatcttataCTTTGCAGTGCTAATTTCCCTACTGGgctgaataaagtacatcttaattaTCCTATGCAATTTTGCATTGAATTGCAAAATGATAAGTGTCATTAGCATGCATTTGCTAAAGTCATCAATTAAGGCAGTACAAGACAAGCTATACAATATAAATATAGAAACAGAAAGTAAGAACGAATGTTGGTTTTCGAAATGTGATATGTTCCTTTATTCgttcatttattacattttttccAAATAATTATCTTCACTCCTCGCCATTATTGCAAATGAGAGAATCCGTAATAAGTGCGCTATAATTAAAGTCTAGAGGATTTACCACATATTTGACGGTGTACAGTCACTATTCTTGGAATTAAAATATCAAAAGTTTTCAACAGTTTATTGACTAAAATGGCGGATTAATTTGCCTCCAGAAAACCCAGAGTTTCTTCTCCCAGGAGGTACAAATAGCATTAATGCAACGTCCGTTTGTTTAGCAGATAATCACATTTTGGGAATAAGGAGGAAATATATATAGTTGACTTGCATGTCAAGTCAATAGTTAGTTATCGCACATTATTTCCACTTCAAGTTATGATCGACAACAATAGACGAATTCTTTCCTGGCAGACAAATTTGAGGGTTGGAAAATATCAtctacccacaatgcactgggCGTTCCGCATTGCACCCTGggacagagaagctgctgctgtgtagCTGTGGAAGTCCTTGGACGTGATATGAATTTTGTCGAATATATTTTGTTAAACATCGTTTGTAAAAGCTACTAAGCAAAACAACTGTCCAGTGCAGCTACAAAGGTAGGTTGTACGTTCAGAAATTGGATCAAAGCAATCTTTAAAGATCATATCTAAGaaatttgggcttttttttttttctagcacGGCTTACCTACGTAAAAGCGACTCCATATTATGGACCGCTTAATTATTTTTGATATCTAAAACGTGTAGattcttgttttatttatttgtatgtCAATCGTTGAACCTCACGTAGTTGTTAGGTTTAAACATTATTCTTTGCTTTGGTCAGGCATTTGAGTGCTGCGAAGGAAGAAATGGGAGCCGATAAACGGTGAGTAACGTTGACTGAAGCTCGCCACCATCGTCGGTGAGGTCAATTGTAGTAGCGCCCCTGTTGTAAATATAGATTTTTGTGATAAATATCTTTTGAAAGTTGATTTTATATGTATTGTTTTTCAATATCATTGTTATTCCGAGCATTTAGTAATGCAAGTTGCGTTAAtttcaattttttaaaaatcaaagttGATTCAATTCCTATTTAAGAAACGTATGTGGTTGCTTTAAATTGACGCTTGAACCACATAAAGAATCAAAAAGGATCTCAATTATCTTACATTGTTTATTAATACTTGTTCGGTCTACATAGTCATGTGGAGTTTTAAATGTTACGAAACCATCCGTTTATACTGGGAAAAACTTTTGTTATATAAGGTCTTATTGGACAAGTTGCTTGTGTTCCTAGGGAACATAAGGGATCTGCACATTGTAGTATTCATTTGGGTTTAAGGGAAGATGTGTGTCAGGGGTAGATAATAACACTGACCAATTTATGGCAAATGAGGTGTTACAACTCTAAAATCTTTTTGGTGCTCAATAATatgtgtaataataatagtgtttTGATGTATTGCTGTGACGTTGCATGTCATTTTTAATAGGATTAGTCGTACAGAGCGTAGCGGGAGGTATGGCTCTGACCAGCCCCGTGATGATCCTGAATGGCGTGACAGACGAGACCGGGAACAAGACCGTGATAACAACATGCGCCGATGCAACGATGAGCGCCGTGGTGACCGTTCTGAAGAGCGTAGGGGCTCAAGAGACAGTCCTGAGGTAGTTACTTCAGTTTCCATTGTTGTTGGTAGTTTTAGacatatacatacagtatattgccCTGAATAATTACTGTATATTTTtaagcagagagaaagaaaacgaCGGAACAGCGACCGATCTGAAGATGGATACCACTCTGATGGTGACTACTCAGAGCAGGATTACAGAAGGGAAtctggagaggagaagaagagcaagACCATCATGCTCTGGGGTCTGCCGCCTCATGCCATAGAAGATGATGTGAGCTTTTGAGTCTTTGTCTTATGGGTTAAGTTCaatttataaatacatttattcatatttggCATGTGATTTATTTCCTCAGATCCGTTTTGCCATTGACCAGCTAGAGGGGCCACAGCCAGCAGATGTCAGGctgatgaaaaagaaaacaggtgaGACCCCCCGAGTGTGAAGAACCCTTATCCTCCCTCTAGTCTTTGACCTAGGGCCAATCTGCTTCCATTCAGACCCATTTTCCATAGCAACTTAAAACAGATTCTCGAGTTTCTTCGAAGGTTTTATAATGTTGATTCAAGACTTATAATTTCAGTCGATTGTGGATTTTATGAAAGGTAAGTAAAAATCAACCATAAAACTCTATATTCTATAGGCATACACACTTTGTTGTTAAGTGTGTTAAGGAGCGGCCTAATATACCAAACAGGGCTTGGGTCATGAAGCAGTTTGTGGAAGAGTTTGAATAATTTGCCCATGGACTCTTAACTAACACACCTCCCGTCTATATTTGAATGCTGTCTCTAGGTATAAGCCGTGGTTTCGCCTTC is drawn from Takifugu rubripes chromosome 19, fTakRub1.2, whole genome shotgun sequence and contains these coding sequences:
- the brk1 gene encoding probable protein BRICK1, whose protein sequence is MAGQEDPVQREIHQDWANREYIEVITSSIKKIADFLNSFDMSCRSRLATLNEKLTALERRIEYIEARVTKGETLT